A stretch of the Alnus glutinosa chromosome 6, dhAlnGlut1.1, whole genome shotgun sequence genome encodes the following:
- the LOC133871319 gene encoding pentatricopeptide repeat-containing protein At3g62890-like, whose protein sequence is MMAASPTVFSSLPLPARIPTNTPIHKSFSIRTERIISLLKSCSNIREFSRIHAHLITTNLIHDPLIASHVLRFFISNENLKYAQRIFSQTHDPETVIWNALIESQLKNGSPGEVFSTYCHMVTHWVPLDVSTFHFLIHACSSVSSIRQGSEVHGRILKSGFGVNRSLNNNLMGLYSKGGRLKEVHQLFEKFLDRDVISWNTMISCYVRQGMPCEALGLFREMKVNGVKPDEITMVSLVSACTKLRDLKMGEKLHLYVEENELEIRGSLLNCLVDMYIKCGEMEKAQELVAKCKSEIDVVLCTTLVSGYVKSNKIYAARQLFEQMREKNLILWTTMISGYVQRHYYPESLELFREMRFENVKPDEVVLVTALSACAHVKDRELGRSIHNLIVKYGMIVDGFLGNALIDQYAKCEQLDEACKIFEQLPCKSVVSWNSMLDGFCRSGDIERARAFFNEIPEKDVISWNTLIKCYGTFHWYGELFKLFNDMQISNVEPDKLTLVSLLFSCASVGALNHGIWIHVYIKKNHIELDTMLGTALIDMYGKCGSIEKAYELFSEMTEKNVFVWTAMIAAHAMEGQAWKAIDLFLKMEEKAIEPDHVTFIALLSACSHGGLIDEGNKYFNRMTDVYKIVPKIQHYGCMVDLLGRVGKLEEALKLINSMPTEPDVFMWSALMRACGSHQNVDLAEHAFKHLTEIDPLNDAAHVLLANIYAKAGRWDDVSWARKKLHEAGVQKQPGCSLIEQNGVVHEFRAGDFSNPQSVEIYSMLDELEERLPKEELEEASSKHSEKLAIAFGLISSPAGTPIRVVNNQRICGGCHLAMKIISQVYDREIVIRDNYRFHRFRDGYCSCKDYW, encoded by the coding sequence CTCTTCCAGCACGGATACCAACCAACACTCCTATCCATAAATCCTTTTCCATCCGAACAGAGAGAATAATCTCTTTGTTGAAATCTTGTTCAAATATCAGGGAGTTCTCACGAATTCATGCCCATTTAATCACCACAAATCTCATCCATGACCCTCTCATAGCCAGCCATGTCCTTAGGTTCTTCATCTCCAATGAAAACCTGAAGTACGCTCAGCGTATTTTCAGCCAAACACACGACCCGGAGACCGTAATATGGAACGCCCTTATTGAAAGCCAACTAAAAAATGGTTCTCCAGGAGAGGTCTTCTCAACTTACTGTCATATGGTTACCCATTGGGTACCACTCGACGTTTccacttttcattttcttattcaTGCTTGTTCTAGTGTCTCCTCGATTCGACAAGGAAGCGAGGTTCACGGTCGGATTTTGAAATCTGGGTTTGGGGTCAATAGGTCTTTGAATAATAATCTGATGGGGTTGTATTCAAAGGGCGGGAGGTTGAAAGAAGTACACCAACTGTTTGAGAAATTTCTTGATAGAGATGTAATTAGTTGGAATACCATGATATCGTGCTATGTTCGTCAGGGAATGCCTTGCGAGGCTTTGGGTCTATTCCGGGAAATGAAGGTCAATGGGGTTAAACCTGATGAAATAACCATGGTTAGCTTGGTTTCAGCTTGTACGAAGTTGAGGGACTTGAAAATGGGAGAGAAATTACACCTTTATGTTGAAGAAAATGAGTTGGAGATTAGAGGGAGTTTGTTGAATTGTCTGGTAGATATGTATATCAAATGTGGGGAAATGGAGAAAGCACAGGAGCTTGTGGCTAAATGTAAATCTGAGATTGATGTTGTTTTATGCACTACATTGGTCAGTGGGTATGTGAAATCTAATAAGATCTATGCGGCTAGACAACTGTTTGAGCagatgagagagaaaaatttgattttgtggaCTACGATGATTTCAGGTTATGTTCAAAGACATTATTATCCTGAAAGTCTAGAATTGTTCAGAGAAAtgagatttgaaaatgtgaagcCTGATGAGGTTGTTCTTGTGACTGCACTTTCGGCCTGTGCTCATGTGAAAGATCGTGAATTAGGCAGATCCATCCACAACTTGATTGTGAAATATGGCATGATTGTTGACGGGTTTCTTGGGAATGCTTTGATAGACCAGTATGCAAAATGTGAACAGCTGGATGAAGCTTGCAAAATCTTTGAGCAGTTGCCATGTAAGAGTGTTGTGTCATGGAATTCAATGTTGGATGGGTTTTGCAGAAGTGGAGATATAGAGAGGGCAAGAGCCTTCTTTAATGAGATCCCTGAGAAGGATGTGATTTCTTGGAACACCTTGATCAAGTGCTATGGTACGTTTCACTGGTATGGAGAATTGTTTAAGCTGTTCAATGATATGCAGATTTCAAATGTAGAACCTGACAAGCTCACTTTGGTCAGTTTGCTATTCTCTTGTGCTAGTGTTGGGGCACTGAATCATGGAATTTGGATCCATGTTTACATAAAAAAGAATCATATTGAGTTGGATACCATGTTGGGGACTGCCCTAATTGACATGTATGGGAAGTGCGGAAGCATTGAAAAAGCCTATGAGTTATTCTCTGAGATGACCGAGAAAAATGTATTTGTGTGGACAGCAATGATAGCAGCTCACGCCATGGAGGGGCAAGCCTGGAAAGCAATTGATCTTTTCctgaaaatggaagaaaaagcaATAGAGCCAGATCATGTCACTTTTATAGCTCTTCTATCTGCTTGTAGTCATGGAGGTTTAATTGATGAAGGGAACAAGTACTTCAACAGGATGACTGATGTATACAAAATTGTTCCTAAGATCCAGCACTATGGGTGTATGGTTGATCTCCTAGGTCGAGTTGGGAAGTTAGAAGAGGCCTTAAAACTCATCAATAGCATGCCAACAGAACCGGATGTCTTTATGTGGAGTGCTTTGATGAGAGCGTGTGGAAGCCACCAGAATGTTGATTTAGCAGAGCATGCATTTAAACATCTCACAGAGATAGACCCTCTAAACGATGCAGCTCATGTGCTGCTTGCAAATATATATGCAAAAGCTGGTAGGTGGGATGATGTGAGCTGGGCAAGAAAGAAGCTGCATGAAGCAGGAGTACAGAAGCAACCAGGATGCAGCCTAATAGAGCAAAATGGAGTTGTTCATGAATTTAGAGCTGGAGATTTCTCGAACCCACAATCTGTAGAAATCTACTCCATGTTGGATGAGTTGGAGGAAAGACTACCAAAAGAAGAACTAGAAGAAGCATCATCTAAGCATAGCGAAAAGCTGGCCATCGCTTTTGGGCTTATAAGCAGTCCTGCAGGAACTCCTATCCGGGTTGTGAATAACCAGCGGATTTGCGGAGGTTGTCACTTGGCTATGAAGATTATATCTCAGGTTTATGATAGAGAAATTGTTATCAGGGATAACTACAGATTTCATCGATTCAGAGATGGGTATTGCTCATGTAAAGATTAttggtaa